Genomic DNA from Salinibacter pepae:
GGAGGAGGCCACCTCCTCGGTCACGTCCGGCTCGGTGAACCGCCCGTTTTCGACCTGCTCCTGAAGCTCCGTCCGCCGCTCCTCCGAGAGCGACGCCTCTTCGTTCAGGGCCTGCCGGCCGCGCTCCACGAGCGCCACGTCCTCGCCGCTCAGGCGCTCCTGGGCGGCCCGCGCCGCGTCGGAAATCTCGACCTGGTCGGTGCCGGCGGCGTCGGTCGTCTCGGGCGACTGCTCCGACGACGCCTCCTCCGCGTCTGCGGCCTGCTGCGCCTCACCGATGTTCTCGTTGCGCGCCGAGTCCGGCTGCAACGGCCCGATGGATGGGTTCTGAATGCTCATGGGCTCAAGCGCTATTTACGAAGGATGAATATTGGGGCCCCGTGCCACAAACGACTGCCGTCTCGCAGATGGTTATCGGGGGGAGTGCGGCTTTCTTAAGTTAAGAAAACATAAACCGGGCGGCTATCCGCTGAATTCAGGGGGGAGCACCCCGTCGTGCCCGGCTCGGTCCGAGGTCGAGGATGCGGTGTGGTCGTCGTACGAGTCGTTCGCGCGCCGCAGTCGCTGTAGCTGATTGAGCTCCGCCTCGATCTCGTCTTCTCGCTCCCGGAGCTGCTCCAGAAGGGCCTCGTGCTGGTCGGCCAGGGCCTTCCGCTTTCGTCGAAGCGCGCCGCCCGCTCGATTCACCTCCGAAGGTGTGGACGGGGACGCATCGGCGTCCGTTCCCGTGTCCGCCGCCAGGCGATCAATGAGCCGCGCGCGCCGGTCGAGCAAATTCGCCACGCGCTCCCAATCGTCGGCCTCTACCGCCTCGGCGATGCGCTCCCCAAGGTGGAGCAGAGCGTCGAGATGGTCGGCGGGCGCGGCCATGTGCTCGAAAACCCTGTGGTCGGGACGCTGACACAACGGCGTCAGTTGAGCAGGCTACTAACCAATGATCCGTTGCTGACTGGCAAGGGACCGAATGGTACTCTGTACCTGCGCGTACTGGTTTCGAAGCTGCTGCTCGCGGCGCTGGAGGCGCTCGTCAAGGCCATCGATCCGGTCGTCGATCCGGTCGATGCTGCTGTCGATGCTGTCCTGTCGGTCGTCCAGGAGTCCCCCGGCATCGGCGTACTGGTCCACGCGTTTCTCCATTCGCGTGGCGATCCCATCGGGGCCGGCAAAGAGGTCCTTCAGGGCACCTTGATTTTCACGCACGGCGGTACGAAGGGCATCTTCGTCGGTAAGTTTCAATGTCCCGTCCCGGTTGGCCTCTACCCCGATGTCCGCGAGGGTACTCAGCCCCTCCGGCTGGCCGTCCACCGGCCGGGTCGCGTCGGTGCGGAGCTGTCGACTCAACCGCCGGAAGGTGCTGTCATCGGCCAGCTCCCCTCGCTCCCCACTTTCGGGATTGGGGTTTGTTTTCTCGTTCAAGAAGGTAATCACCTCACTGACCCGATCGACGAAGTTCTCTACGACGCTCTGGGCGCCCTCCTCGTCCGCCGTGACCTCGAAGGACGACTCCGTCCCGTTGGCCTCCTCCAGGTTGATCGTCACCCCGTCCACCGCGTCGGTCACCTCGTTGCTGTTCCGGGTGAAGGTGAGGCCGTTCAGCTCGAACTCGCTCGTCAGCTTCGAGCTTGCCTCGCCGGTGCCCACCTCCGTAATCTCGCCCCCCTGCGTGTCGCTGGCGATCTGATCGGCGTTGACCTGCAGCTCCGAGAGCACGTTGTTCGACGAGTCGGAAAAGCTGAGCCGCCCCTGATACCCGGTCTGTTGGCTTCGGAGCGAGAGGCGCGCCGTGCCGCTCGTGGGGTTGATCACCGACGCGCTCGGGCGCTCGTCGTCCGAGAGGGTGCCGTCGTCGACGGCCGACTGGAACGCGCTGTCGACCGCAGACTGGATGTTGTTTAGCACCTCTTTGTTGGTGCCACTAAGATCAGCGGCGCTCACGTTTACCTGAACCGACGTCCGGTCGGTCCCCGAGTCGCTGGGCGTAGCGACCTCCACGTCGAAGGACTGGTCACTGTTGAAGGCATCAGAGAGGCCGGTGCCGTCGGCGTCGTACGTTTGCGAGACACGCCCGTCGGCCGAGGCGAGGCGGTTCACCGCGACCGAATAGCTGCCCGTGTTCGCGGTCTCGTCGGCCGAGACGTTGAACGCCTCCGTGCCCTTCTCCACGCTGGCGCTGCGGCCGTCGAAGGGGCTGGAAATCGAGTCAGTGAGCGTGCTGAGCTGGCTCTGGAGCGACGACAGCTTGCCGTCCAGGTCACTCACCACCGACTTCGTGTCCTGCTTTTGCTGGCGCTCGTTCTGCAGCTCCAGCTTTGGTTGCCGCTCGATTTGGAGCGTGCGCTGAATCAGCCGTTGGTACTGTGGGCTCAGGTTGGTTGCGGGCCCGACGGACGTTCCCATGAGGCGATGAGAGTCAGTTCGTGGATGAGCGAGTGCGCAACGCTGTTATGCAGGCTGCTGTTCGAGCACGCCCTCGCGCCACCCGTCGCGGAGCTCTTCGAGCAACCCGCGGATCATGTCGAGGTCGCCGGTGGCGCATTCGTTCAGGCAGAACTCGTAGATGCCGAGCAGGCGGTCGGCCAGCTCGCCGCCCTGCTCCATATTGAGCGCCTCGATCAGCTCCACGAGCACATCACGGAGCGTGTCCCGGTCTTCCTGGTGACACGCCTGGATGCCTGCCTCGTAGAGCTTGTCGATGAGCTTTTCGGGCGAGGCGGTCTGGACGGCCTGCTGCTGGTATTGCTGACGTGCGCTGTACATGAGGATGGATGCAAATTTGAGTCCAACGCGATCAAAATGGGGGACGACGGGTCGCCTCGTTTCCTCACGGGAAACGATTTCCGGCCCGGAGCGTCCTTCCGGGGCGGTGTCCCCGTCGTTCACTCCTGGTTATCGGAGCCCCGGGCAATCTTTTAAGGGCGCCCCGCGCCACACTCCCGTTTTGCCGTTCTGAACGGGGCCCCGGCCCCATCCTCCCAGCCTGGCCCGTTGACGACTCGTGCCGCAAGCCGCATGACCTCGCTCTGCTCAGCCCTCGCTGACGCTCCCAGCGCAGCCCACTGACTACTCGTGCCGCAAGCCGCATGACCTCGCTCTGCTCGGCCCTCGTTGACGCTCCCAGCGCAGCCCGGTGGAGGCGATCGACTCGGGCCCGAGCCTATGGGCCTACGCCTCCGCGTCGGCAGCATTCTCGGCCCGGGGCAG
This window encodes:
- the fliS gene encoding flagellar export chaperone FliS codes for the protein MYSARQQYQQQAVQTASPEKLIDKLYEAGIQACHQEDRDTLRDVLVELIEALNMEQGGELADRLLGIYEFCLNECATGDLDMIRGLLEELRDGWREGVLEQQPA
- the fliD gene encoding flagellar filament capping protein FliD, translated to MGTSVGPATNLSPQYQRLIQRTLQIERQPKLELQNERQQKQDTKSVVSDLDGKLSSLQSQLSTLTDSISSPFDGRSASVEKGTEAFNVSADETANTGSYSVAVNRLASADGRVSQTYDADGTGLSDAFNSDQSFDVEVATPSDSGTDRTSVQVNVSAADLSGTNKEVLNNIQSAVDSAFQSAVDDGTLSDDERPSASVINPTSGTARLSLRSQQTGYQGRLSFSDSSNNVLSELQVNADQIASDTQGGEITEVGTGEASSKLTSEFELNGLTFTRNSNEVTDAVDGVTINLEEANGTESSFEVTADEEGAQSVVENFVDRVSEVITFLNEKTNPNPESGERGELADDSTFRRLSRQLRTDATRPVDGQPEGLSTLADIGVEANRDGTLKLTDEDALRTAVRENQGALKDLFAGPDGIATRMEKRVDQYADAGGLLDDRQDSIDSSIDRIDDRIDGLDERLQRREQQLRNQYAQVQSTIRSLASQQRIIG
- a CDS encoding flagellar protein FliT; amino-acid sequence: MAAPADHLDALLHLGERIAEAVEADDWERVANLLDRRARLIDRLAADTGTDADASPSTPSEVNRAGGALRRKRKALADQHEALLEQLREREDEIEAELNQLQRLRRANDSYDDHTASSTSDRAGHDGVLPPEFSG